Proteins from a single region of Erythrobacter sp.:
- a CDS encoding transposase: MPLVIDNPSAESCSLPECIEALAETGFDAQDPASTANAALWLRRLANNRSFLGDLLVDRLTGAGDDALASGYGPQAIILSRPRTGRKNAAFLRAAIWPSPRDHVFQTSGAASFVYGAPHDHNFDFLTVGYCGPGYASDYYEYDYGAVAGYPHEEAGLSFIERSTLAPGKLMLYRRHLDVHSQLPPESLSVSINVMRLDPAQGWFDQHGFDLEAGTVARWLNPNAGEAFLRVAVASGSAAALDYAEWAGRHHPSERLRLASFDARADQCGDAAEADALWRAGELSGSRMVAGAAAARRAAL, encoded by the coding sequence ATGCCGCTGGTGATCGACAATCCCTCCGCCGAAAGCTGCTCGCTGCCCGAGTGTATCGAGGCGCTGGCCGAGACCGGTTTCGACGCCCAGGATCCGGCCAGCACGGCCAACGCCGCGCTGTGGCTGCGCAGGCTCGCCAATAACCGCAGCTTTCTGGGCGATCTGCTGGTCGATCGGCTGACGGGCGCGGGCGATGATGCGCTTGCCTCGGGCTATGGCCCGCAGGCAATCATTCTCAGCCGTCCGCGTACAGGCCGCAAGAATGCCGCCTTTTTGCGGGCGGCGATCTGGCCGTCCCCGCGCGATCACGTGTTCCAGACCAGCGGCGCAGCGAGCTTTGTCTATGGCGCCCCGCATGATCACAATTTCGATTTTCTCACCGTGGGTTACTGCGGGCCGGGCTATGCCAGCGACTACTACGAATATGACTATGGGGCGGTGGCGGGCTATCCGCATGAGGAAGCGGGCCTGAGCTTTATCGAGCGCAGCACGCTCGCGCCGGGCAAGCTGATGCTCTACCGCCGCCATCTCGACGTCCACAGCCAGCTGCCGCCCGAGAGCCTCTCGGTCTCGATCAATGTGATGCGCCTCGATCCGGCGCAGGGGTGGTTCGATCAACATGGCTTCGATCTGGAAGCCGGCACGGTGGCGCGCTGGCTCAATCCCAATGCTGGCGAAGCCTTCCTGCGGGTGGCGGTGGCGAGCGGTTCGGCAGCTGCGCTGGACTATGCCGAGTGGGCGGGCCGGCACCACCCGAGCGAGCGGCTGCGCCTCGCCAGTTTCGATGCGCGGGCCGATCAGTGCGGCGATGCTGCCGAGGCCGACGCGCTGTGGCGGGCAGGGGAGCTTTCGGGCAGCCGGATGGTGGCAGGTGCAGCGGCCGCGCGGCGGGCAGCGCTCTAA